In Miscanthus floridulus cultivar M001 chromosome 8, ASM1932011v1, whole genome shotgun sequence, the sequence tctagcgataagataacgaggattccgtctgagcccaccagatggatcctccacacaaggaactcctcaagcgtcacctgcaacaggggtaaataaaccctgagtacacaatgtactcgcaagacttatccgatagtgggaatactttcccgactccaaggaatatgctaggctttatggtttgctggttctcttttagcaaaaagcaatactaatagtgagtccttattgatacattattatcatcagccatattaagttttcatctagtcaatctatataagcctgttctactttcaagcaagagttgagcaatcagttccatttcttctcctttcaactttcagttcttactacggtgctaaaccgcagacaagccgtaccggataacccggcgattcgcgaatcaatgtgcccagctgggtgccccgaagacacacgccccgcttgtaccccaggcacaagcaggactaacccaccactctcctgtcccgggtgtccaggtccccgtccaaacttgaactccaagcccccacatcctgagtcccggactcagtgcggtgcaaggacctccaccacctcctcttcccatcagtcggtccggaaagagccggatccgcgacaagagagcagcaagccttccctgcgcccatacccaagtatgtgctcgggacaataatctgtgacttgcctagagtcatatgcaacgaccggtccttaatcgacacagacagggaaaaagtgtaaccgggctatgccctgttggccgcaggacacaacccctcacacccaccagtaccaaatccacatccctgtccggtcaccattttcctttccattatttcatcatgatatcatagtttaatcacctatttgcgagtaacgacaggttactcacgctaccgatatcctgagcatagcagctactcgacctgtactagtaggactcatggtggatatatttatgcatgtagcttccataaaatgcctgtaacgtaaatgcatatcatataaatatattcagtgatcatttaaaaataggggttatgcaccggggcttgccttgggcaggcgcggtgtcagcaaagtcagtgacgtgcggctccggaacgtcctcctgcacgaggatctcctcgtactcttcgatgacttcgtcgtactcctgctcgccgaatgtcacgatctccagtggctcgtcctctatatgcatgcagtgatgatgatgcaataattaatatataggcaaccgcaactcttaaaataagaatacatctaccaagctactaagctaactctaatgactaatacgcaaagttacctattatacccactaaacaagtatgaaacatttcatgtattatcttagcaactaaaggcatccttattgttaatatcaatttactatatatataataaaacaaggtgcactagctaccatgcatcataaaaattcattctctaaataaccataataagcatttcaaaataataaagtaaccctaaaggtatcactgaactatacgaactaattacactaacagatagatcatgaatttaggaatctaacaaaatttatttcacaatcaataaataaattcaaatgagctctagagatgaagaaaatgatattattggaggaggctaatcacgcaattgaactagttgacttgcacatgactgtgggtctagaattactagatgagaccgcgagtcaagaaaataataaagaagaagaatgaaggaattcttacaggctagctacctcagaattgaatgaagtgccacctacggtgatcgatgtgcggaggcaatgcaagaggagagacaccagggagcttagcaaaTGCTTGCCCTGCGTGGAGTGGAGCAGAGCCATATATAGCACTGATCGTGGGTGGTCATGAGTAGTCAGGGAGCATGAaacgagttggcagggttgtcctctggctccgtgccgtgtgcggtggtgaggtcttggtcatgagagaattaattcaatgatggactttgagtgaTCTTGGATTTACGAGCACATCAGGACTGGAGTGAGCTTTGGGCTGAACGTGCTCAGCGGTGGCTGGCAACTTTCAGAAGCAAAACAGCGGCAGCTTGTGTGCGAATTACTACATGATAGCAATTCCGAAGGACAGTGCTTACAAGTTCATTCGTGGATAAACAGTGAACCCACATCGAATCATTTTTATACTGTGCTCtctaataatttatttatatccTAACAATACTCATAGATATTTATGTTTATCGTGTTCATCGTAATAAAGTTCATCTCCTTGGATCATCAAAGATTATCTGACATGCATACTAAAAAAAAAAAGACGACGTTCGTTGGGGGCATGCAGAGGCAACGAGCGGTCAAGAAATCGAGGAGACCACATGTCAAAAGCAGCTGCTGTGGCTGGTGTATTTTCTCGGATGAACAGTATTTTCTTCGGAGCTACAGTACCCGACGTGCATAGCTTAGCGACCGGTGTTTACTAACGTGAACAGTACTTTCGTTGCTGCTACAGTGCGCGTGTGGAAATGACGGAACAGCATGAACCGTGTTCCTGCTGTGAACAGTGTTCCGCCTTTGCAACAGTGTTCCGTGTAGAAAAAGGGTGGCCATTGATTTCTACGAGTGGACAGTAATTTCTGCGTGACCAGTTGAGGCCATGCAAGACTGAAGACCAGGGTCCAGGAGACGGCTGGAAGAGTTGAGTCCGCAACCCTGCCTGCCCGACTGAAAGACACCAGCAGCCAGCGAGTGGCGTGCTCAGCGGGTCGAGCTTGTGAGTGATTAAAGCGTAGCGTGTGTGATGCTGTTGCTACGGTCGGTCGTCGTTGTGCGCGTACTGCGTGGGCTAAGCAGAGCATGTGCCTTATGCATGCTACGGGGattatgaataagatgaataacgagagatggagttggatcaggatgacaatagtgagttgagctgggctggagagtatttggacaaggaataaattagagctcaatttgagaatcagtacaataaaatttaatttctcatttaccacatgcaataatacataaacatgatgctcatgacatggtttagtattttgattaaggcgtaacaccgagggtgttacaatcttatgcttgtgcattaagttttaaggagttgaatgaaaactacttgcatatatatatccttatcctatgagtactactagtatgtcaggatcgtgtagattgatatgctataggatccgatagaagtcgagtgattacctatcactcatgagagatatgaaagatattattgttgttattatattactatcacatggaatatatatgaatgataattggagaccggacggaatggtactttggatctggacttggttggccattcgagcgaggctcggattgcacttgttccgcctatgtcgattgaggaccgtccgttgctgtggatgatagttaggtcatagacttattatcctgagcacatacttgcttatgggagcgggaaggctcgttcctctcttgtcgtgggttccggctctttccggaccgactgattagaggcggagatggtggaggtctaagaaccacactgagtccgggactcaggagtggaggcttagagtccaagtatggacggggacctggacctcttgacaggagagtggtgggttggtcttgcttgtgcctaaggtacaagcagggcgtgtgtttcagggtatctatctgggatacattggttcacaaatcaccgtgtgatacggtacaacttggctatgatctagcatcgtagtaagaactaaaatatgaaagatggtaaaatggttctaattgcttaccactgcTTGAAAgaagcacatgtgcttacatagaatggttagttaatgaattaatgatgactgctaatgaaattgaatataaggacacacgtttagtaatgtccccgcagatgcaataacccacaagtcagatagccttgcatatccttgtttatttcccctgttgcggGTGATCGAaagatacttagagctgactcttgtatgGGGAAACCTCCTGGTGAGCTCAGCGGGGATTCCTTTCGCGCTACGACCgttgtgtttatttataaccctcacgaaAGGTTTTtctaagaaaagatgtaaaatctgttagcatctcttgtatataaatgtccgctatgttaatactccaccatgtcattaaattaatcatgcttcctctataactctgataacattgttatattccgttgttataataaattgaggtaatattctggtactgtaataaagtaatataagaaatgacttaagaatgttataagctttattctctcatttatgatcataatggaaaaatgtggatttttgagttctcccttggggtgtgctcgacagaactacgtagtttagtgtcctctcttgagtacttagtgtctaatagaaaacaagtactcctatgaggcattggataggcggttctaccataggaggagcggctgaagctgagcaAGCACAGCACTGCTGCGAAGGTGGACGTAAcgcgctaccggagcatcgtcggtgggCTGCGCTACCTCACTCATACCcgaccggacattgcgttcgcggtTGGGTACGTCAGCCATTTCATGGAGGACTCGCGCGAAGATCACTGGTCAGCAGTGAAAATattgctgcgctacgtcaagggtacgctcgatcaagcgatcatcttccccaaAAGTAGCGGCAAGGGTGGGTTGCGACTCACGGTCTTTAGTGAGGCACCcccaaggcaaaggaaggtgagccGGAGCTCACTGTCTTCAGCGAtgcggacatggcgggcgacattgATGGGCGATGGAGCACCTCCggcgtgctcgtcttctttgGAGCGGCCCCCATTGTTTGGCAGTCGCTGAAGCAAAAGATCGTGGCGCTGTCGACGTGTGAGGCGGAGTACGTCGCCGCGGCCACGGCGGCATGCCAGGCTGtctggctacgccggctgctgggcgagctaaaCGGCAAGGAAGCTCACCTGCCAGCTCTGATGATGGACAACCatcccgccatcgccctcgccaagaaccctatcctccacgaccggagcaagcacattgaTATCAAGTTCTACTTCCTCCAGGATTGCATCGATGGaggacagatcgtcatcgagttcgtcaagACCGGCAGACAGTtcgctgacatcctcaccaagtcacttgGGCGCCTATGGTTCATGGAGCTGAgaaagatgattggcatggatgaggtcaaggcATCGAGTTAGCAGCAGGATTTGGAAAAGAATTGTAAGACATAATCTATTGCTCCTGTTTCTCCATTGTTGGAGAATGGTCGGCTCGGTCGACCACTCCCTGTTGGGAGTTGGAGACTGATCGGTTCTGTCGACCAGCTACTGTAGCTGTAGCAGTAAGGCAGTAGGCCGTAGTAGTGGTGGTTTACTTCAGTCATGTAGAGCGGAAGTGGCTAAGCTAAGCTTTGTACGTTAGTAGTAGGTAGTTGGTAGGAGTATGTAGTTGGTGTACCCTTGtatcttaggagtaggtagttaaTGTACTCTTATACTCCGTAGTAagtagttggtgtactcaccaacaactatgtacctggtagaggtacagatagagttgtatatattatATCAAAGGCAATACAGCAAATCAGTTCAGTTGCCATAAACCAAAgggcagggcttcggccaacgctggtgcttatgCTGTGTGTGCGCGGTTCTTAATCTCTTCTTTTATCTCTAGCCATGGTAAATGAGTGTGTGTGGTAGTTAGCTAGTAGGCACCCAGGGTCCATCAAGGGGCTCCAAGCATTCTCGGGCATTCTCCACAAACATGCCCAAAGTAAAGGATCCAGCAGCAAGAACACGAAGACAGCTTTGAACGTCACAGATCAGCACAGATACATCATACATGAGATGAGAAACTTATTACCCAGCGAAGTCACGCAAACAACTCAAAAGAGAAGAAAACCCAGCAAGAGCAAACCAGACGCTAAGAGGTACTACAAATCATAGCTGACTAGTCTGCAACTGATAAGAATATTCATGCTGGTTCACTGACTTTGTCAATGAGTACCGTGCATTCTCTGTGTATGCAGTCGGTTCAGCCCATAACTGATGTGTTGTTGCTGCTCTTGAGGGAAGCTGGAGCAGCTTTACTCCATAAAAGCGCCGCCGCAGGTTGCAGCCTTTTTCACATTCCATAGAAGATGCAGAATCAACTCTTCTGATCCCGATGGAGCATCTGCACAACATTTTACGTTTGTACGCCGTTGAAATCACTGTGATGTCTGAAAGTAACAAGAGCTTCCTCGCCATGTTCTTGAATTCACCATTGGTAGTCTCAGCCGGCTGACTGTAAAGCACCCCTTCCTTCAGGGCAGGAGGTGATAACAGCTCCGTTCTGGTGCCAGCATGGCTGTTGTCGTCGGCGGGGGCAATCTTCTTGACCCCAACAAAAGCCTCAGAGAACCGATGAATGTATATGACGCGGTAGTTCTGCGGCAAGCTGAACGCGCTCAGCGAGTCAATTGGGGCGGCAAGAATGCCTCCATGCTTGAGCGCCCGATCGGCGAAGGCAAACCTGTCAGCGTCTTCGCTGAAGTAGCCGAAATCCAGCAGAAAGTCCACTGACGAGTCCCCTATCATCAGCATCCGCCGCAGCGAGACGGGTCGAAGGACGCTGTCCTCATCCTGCTTCGGGGTGGGCGGATCGCAGTGGCCGTCGGCGCCGAGGACGACGGCGCGGGCGCCGTGGACGAGCAGGCCCTCCTGGCGAAGGTCGCGGAGCAGGAGCTCCGCCTGGGCCGCGGCTGCGCCGCACGTGTCGACGGCGCGGCCTCGGGCGGGCGCCTCGGCAGTGCGGAGCCAGGGCAGGCAGAGCAGCGCGACGGCGAAGAGCACGGAGCGCGCGAGCACGCGGAGGGCGCGCGGGCCGGGGAGACGGATCACGACGCTGTCGGCCGGCATCGCGGACGCGTGGGTTGAGCTGAGCAAGAGCGCTGAGTCTTGTGCCGTCTGAGACGGCGGTGAAGAGAAAGCCGGCGCGGAAGGGGGTGAGGAGGCGAGCTTAGCGGGTGCAGAAGCGGGCGGCGGTGTGGTTGCCACCCACGAGGGCGAGGCGGGAGTGCGGCGCGCGGAGCGTGAGGAGGATGAGCTCCCGGATCCGCTCGGTCTCCATGGAGGTGGATCTGCCCGGTTGGGTTGGGGGTAGGAGCGGCTCCACTGTTAGGCCTCCATCGGCGGTGGCCGCCGGTGGGACGGTGGGTGCGGAATTGGGAGGTTCCGCGTGGGAATTGGGGACTGAGGACGGCGGCGAGCGGCTCTGCGCCGGGAGTTTATGCGGGCTGGACCGCTGGACTGAATCGTTTTGGAACGGTTTCGTGGGGTACGGACGGTGGTGATGGATGCCTCGGACGGTGGATTCTAGGCTTCTGGCAACGGGGCCGGATTTCTGGTTTGGTTGTTCGTCTCCTCCTGTTTTCGGTGGGTTTTTGGCCAAACTCCATATATTGGATATTTTGATATGATCCCAATCTTCAAATAGAAGGACAAGTGGGCATGTAAATATCTTGCAATATTAAATAGTTTTATTATCTTAATAACTCTTATATTTTGTTTAGTCCAAGTCAAGTGGCGTAGATTTTATTCGCAAACAATCCATAGTCACTATATGTAAGGAAACTTGTGCCTCACACTTCCCGTATGTATATTAACTTTGAGTTGTTGGTCTCATCGTGATAGGTGATTATTGATTTAGATGTCTATTGATCTAATTTTGGTGCGTTTGATCGTGTAGAATGTCAAACTTTTTAGTGCTGGTGAATTGCACTATTTTTTTCATGTTTGATGGGCTCGATTTATCTAGAGCATAGGCCGTAGAAAACTATTGGGAAAGAGCATGATAGAAGGACATGAATAAAAATATTCTTTCTTCGTTTATCTTAGGTTTTATGTATAGTCTTGGGACGTAATATGTTGAGTTTTAATATAATAGTTGATCTcttgaaaaaatatttttttattaaaagtGATAATTTTTTGTTATTTCTATTTTTTATATATCTATTAGTTTTGACCAAAATATCTTTGAGCATTAATTTtgaatattttatatatattaagAACATAACATTTATGTTGCTAGATTCATTATGAGAAATATTTTTGGTATAAATAGTTCAATTACGGTTAATGGTTAAAGTTTAAAATATTGAGAATAAACTTATgatataggccctgttcgcttctcttataatccgtctttttcagcttgtttttttcaggcgaaatagtgtttttctctcacaacaaatcatccggaacaatgttttggcttgttttttcagcgaagcgaacgggccatATTTGGATCCActagcactaaaaattagcaGCTAAAGTTATTACCAGCTAAAATAGACCTACTAATTATTAGGTAAAAGGCTGGTAActattagggcttgtttggcgCTTGTCTTTTTAGCCGTTGGTGCTGCTACTGTAGCTGTCGCCTCTCATAGATTGCTATGTTGACACCTAGCAGTAGTTTCTTTTACAGTAGTCGAACATGCCCTTAGTTTCATTAACTGGCTTGGAGTTGCTAATAGTTTATACGGACATTCAACTTACTATCTAACCACCTAGGATGGTGTTTGTGTGCTACTGGACCAAATAGCTCTTTGACATTTACTCCGTCCGTCCCAGAATAAGTGTTGTTCTTGTTTTCTGAGGAGTCAAACGTTTTTAGCTTTGACTAAATTTAGACAagtgaatattaatatttatactaCAGAGTTAGTAGCATTAGATAAAtctttgaatctattttcataataaactttatTTAGAGATAAGATGCTAAAATTTTCTATAAATCAGTTAAATCTTAAAAACTTTGTCCGGTACGGATACGATAGCAACATTTTTTTTAAGGAGAgtaataaaaaagaaagaaaatagagAGTATTCCTTAAAAAAAATGTCCATCGGACGGCAGAGGAAAAAAGACATTGTGCACCTTGCAGCAGAAAGGGATAAAAGATATCGCGGAAGCGGGACAAATATCGCCACGCTACCATTAGGCCACACTCCGGTCGCAATTCGCAACACAAACGCCGCCGCCCAAAGTGAGGAGACAGAAGACCGTCGGAGGAGAAGCGAACGATGGGCTTCGAGAAGCAGATCCTGAGAGCAGGGACCGGCCCCAAGCCGGTAAAGGGCCAGAAGGTCACCGTCCACTGCACCGGCTACGGTTCGCTCCTTCCCTTCATCCCATAGACCTCTTATTCACTACGATGTTCTTGGATCCGCATCACTTTTGGGTTTAGAGTTAGATGCTTTCAGATCCATTCCATCTAGTAGCCTCGGTGAATAAGCAGCGACTCCTTTTTTTTCCTCGGCTTTGATGCTTAGGATGCGATGTTCAGTCGTAGGATTGAGATCGATCTGATCCAAAGTTGCATGCGAACCCTGCGCACTGCATAATTCGTTTCTCTTTCTTTTGTATTATGACTAACACTATCTGATCTGCAGTAATTGTTCACTAACTTTTGGGTTTGTTTTCAGGGAAGGATCGTGATCTATCCAAGAAATTTTGGAGGTAAACTATCAATCTATTTTCTTGATTTACATCGAAGTGTAGCAAATCAATCAGTGGAATAAGCACGTGTACACTGAAAGTAGTTCTTTTCCTGTCAGTCACTGCGTTCTGTTGTTGTTTCTTTCAGCACCAAGGATCCTGGGCAGCAGCCATTCAGTTTCAACATTGGTCTGGGTTCAGTGATCAAAGGTAATCATGCCACATATCATCAGTTCATGTAGAACCTAATAACTTCGCCTGTTATCTTCATGTGCATTACTTCGCGATTTAGCAAGGGTTCCATTTGTCTATCTAACCTGCACTTTTGATGTTATTTATAAATGGAGCATGAGCTTTACTTATCATGATGTTTTATTTCTGGTAGAGCTCCAAATTTGGATTGTTTGCTTTATATTCTCTTTTAGCCATGGTTGTAAATTGTCAGCCATATTTTCCTTGACGAATTAACTCAGATGAAGCCTAGAGCGTTTTAGTTTTTTTTCCAAAAGTGAGCAGTCATTGTTCAGGGTCAGTCCGGTTTCATGTTGCATGCCAGAATTTCACAGGCCTGCAAAATCATGGTCTATTAGCCAAATAAACCATCCCAATTAAATTACTGTTGTGCTAATTGCTCTGTTTCCTATAGGATGGGATGAGGGAGTTATGACCATGCAAGTGGGTGAAGTTGCTCGTATCCAGGTATGCCTCCAGCCTCCAGCCTCCTCGACATAAGACTAGTCTGACTGTTTGTTTTGTTGATCAGCTAAATTAGTCTGAACTAGAATATTAGGCGCCCTTCGGGCGCCCTGCCTGCCTGTTTAACAAAATTTATAAGTACCAAAGTATTTAGCCAAATTTATAACAATAATTTTCTCATCTTATAAAGAACAAAACTAAGAAAATACCTTTATATGTAAACACTAAGATTCTTGCACAatcaaaaataaattaaagcaaaaatGTCATCAGATATCTTTGAAGAATTTTACATCAGGCATCGCTTGAAAGGGTCATTGTATACAGTCTCAAAGGTCAGTATAGGGGGTGAGATTTAAAGAAAAAACATGTCTACATATCTACAGAGGAAGTATACATGGAGACAATGAACTTCGAAGGAGTCAGTCCTGAACTTGCtccaaaacagaaaaaaaaaactcaaaatctTAGATCGAGGTGCACTTAACATCAATTTATACTCCTATAAACCCCTCAACGCCGGCTGGGTCGAGAAGTCATTGACAGCTACGATAGTGCGACTGATGAAATAAGGATCCACACATTTTCCGTGAACTAATCTTTGTGTACCTGCACTCCTGCAGAGAACGCACCAAATCAGTAGCAATCTTAATCTACTGTGAATGAAAGCAGATGCAGCAACCACACCAATCTTGCATAGGATCACAAATTCCCAACTCAAGAGCAAGACTGTTATAGAAAATTTAATCTTATAACTAACCTTGAAAAGAGACATCATACAAGCTGTCTACAAATTAGCTTTTCTGCAAGCTACTCCAACAAGGCCCATGCATTAAGCAAACGatgcaaaaaaaaagagaggaaaataTCAAAGAATTACCCAAGTGATGCCACTTTGTCGCAAAACAGGAAAGGCCCGCTATCATCATGTTGATCCTTCTTCTGAAATATCTAGGGAAAAAATGGAAAACTATTGGATTATTCGTTCACATGGCCACAAGGAACAAAAAATGTAAAACAAAAACCTAGAACCTAATATCAGTGCAGCAGATACAAAATATGAGAACACAAACAATTTTTTAAATTAGAAGGGCACAAGTTCAAGCATAATGCACCAAATTGTATGGTTAACAGCATGTGCTGCTCCTCAATGATTTATCTCAACTCAGCATGTGCAGCCTGAGTTCAGAAACCAGACTGGAGCACTACACCTGAGTCTTAACTGACCGGGAGTACCACAACATGGTTCCAAATTAGCTTACCTATGTGTTTGCTATGTGGTGCCAGAATAAAATTCAATATGTAGATTGAATTGTCATATATACCTCAAGCCTAGTCCAAATTAATCCCTTTCTTTTGGATAGGTCATAGGCCCTTGATAGAAATCAGAAGTTACCTGGTTAACAAAATAATAACATTATCTGAGAAGTGGATCTGAATCTCCATGATGAAAATAGTAATATGACATACTAATACGGCCCACATATCATGAAAATTAATCTCATAAGTGTAACTTAAACCTTAGCCCCCTTATTATCAAACTGAGTCCAAATTTGTATGTATAGCAGATTTCTTTAGAAACGCAGCAATAACCAAAAGACGATCCCAGCAGCGGCAGACATGCCTTCTGAAATCCTGGACAGGAAGCTCAGAGCAGTGGGCAAAGACACCAATCCGTCCTTGCAGTGTCCTTCACTAATGAGAAATGACCTAAGAGAGCAGGAAATCAAAACAAAAACTAATCAGTAGGTACATATAGGTAAAAATCATAGATCCACTCACAAACTCACTATGTAGTGACCCGTTTGCAGCCTCAGTCATGTGGAGTACGATCATTCAGAGTAGGCATACTCTTGAATGGAGATGGATTGATGGAGGCACAGATCACGCACCAGATAGGAGAtggctttggtggagaggttgtggaGCCGGACAATGGAGGCAGCGGGAGGTGTAGAGGAGCGGAAGTAGAAGTGGTCCAGTGCGGTGCAGTCAGGCTTCTACCGTGTGCTACTCGCCAGCACAGGCGCGCCTCGCTCCTGACCTCACCGTAGCTCTCCGCCGCCATGGCACCGCTCCTCATCCTCAGGCATGGATCTGGTGGTGCTCGTCGTGGATCTAACAGCCGTCGCCGAGATCCACGCGGAGGACCTCCCTCTACATCGAAGCTTCCCGGTCGTACCCTCGGTTCATATCGGCGCCTCCGGTTTGCTGCTCCGAGCACGCGAGCACCGCCGCGTCAACCGCCATGTCTCCATGGCCACACGCCCTCGCCGTCGCTTCCGCAGATCTGGGCGCACTCCTCCGTGTACGGGACCTGCGCTCCTCCGCGCTTCTCTTTCCCTGCGCTCCAGCAACGGCGTCGAGATGGTAGGGACCTCGCGCTCCAGCGACGGCGGCGAGCAGGGAGGCGCGCGCAGCGAGCACTGCGGTGCGGCGGCAGCCGGGAAAGAGAAAGAGGAGAGAGATGAGACGGGGAATTGCGCTAGGCTCGGAGACTTGGGGTACACCTCTGCGGGAGGGGTTCTCCGCAAAATTTTAAGGGTGTTTCTGCAAAACGGTTATGCTATCAAATTTTGCCTTCTTCGCGTTGAAATAAAAGGCCTGGATTGCGGTTGATTTCGGTAAAGTTAGAggtcttttttgcaaaaaaaaactgAGAGGAGgcctggactgcgggttgattcgacTAAAGTTCGAGGGTTTTTATGCAAAAAAACCACGCATCGCACGTTCCGGGCCGTTCACGCGCCCGATCCGATGGCCGGGAACggctggcgacgtggccacgctcGCCGGCCAGCTTTTGGGTGCAGGTTTCATATAGAAAGATGTGTTTGGTTTACTGATTCTTCGAGCATTTTATTACTACTGCAATTTTGAAGGCACTCTTATCTCTAGATGGAAGTAACTTGTTCAAAAAAGCTTTGTTATGACTATGGATTTTTCCCCTTTTCTGCAGTGCATTATCTTTGCTTTGATAATCTGTTCTCACTTGATATTCTTTAAAGTTCATAATTTTTCATCTTAGCTTTCCCTGGCATCTGATATTAGAGTGTTCTTGCTTCAGTGCACGCCTGATTATGCTTATGGAGCCAGCGGGTTCCAAGCCTGGGGAATTCAACCAAACTCAGTGCTGGCGTTCGAGATTGAAGTCCTCAGTGCCCAGTAATTGGCGATGTAATAGCTGATGGAGCCATTGATCAAACATTGGCCGTGCCTCTGAAGTAGTGAAATAATTCCGTTGTCACCTCATGCTACATGCAGCAGATTGGTGTTCTGAGTGAAATCCTATGAAACTTTAGCACTCTGTAACCGTGATGTCAAGTTTATGAAGTTCCTTGTGTGGcgactcaagtcaagttc encodes:
- the LOC136478133 gene encoding peptidyl-prolyl cis-trans isomerase FKBP12-like; this translates as MGFEKQILRAGTGPKPVKGQKVTVHCTGYGKDRDLSKKFWSTKDPGQQPFSFNIGLGSVIKGWDEGVMTMQVGEVARIQCTPDYAYGASGFQAWGIQPNSVLAFEIEVLSAQ